From a region of the Falco peregrinus isolate bFalPer1 chromosome 5, bFalPer1.pri, whole genome shotgun sequence genome:
- the CCDC71 gene encoding coiled-coil domain-containing protein 71 isoform X1 — protein MNIAVNNVEEKAVHSWSRISSAGQKVLEEALRVFNPMSKDLSDTETQLVAFIQGLKEEGYQPTILRSKDVYGYSSCTADIPSHTKESTPHNCAKASDSAKGPARNAAAVAEVSASLSSVSVNTLKVSAQPISKGNSTNLLLSSLKQTRSGTSKAAAVGFPTSMYPDVYPAMRLSVVLEALVPLKTAASCLESKYTQGHLGILPSDLKLLKASGPLRRFSSGKTTKITEGKGYKRLIKKAPDSSTLALKLLKGPKGGVLQESNACKASGVLNGRVTGSLSQGCTTASQSKTLKIRGKEALVGKIDWKDSSTHRESVGQKKRRAAEAREAPQRKKANTIPIRNKSQRAPSTLSLLKFRAIKVGNSSSDDEVRRRAQKILRVNLSPVIRIQPLSHSHSIP, from the coding sequence ATGAATATTGCAGTGAacaatgtggaagaaaaagctgtCCATTCCTGGTCGAGAATTTCCTCTGCGGGACAGAAAGTGCTGGAGGAAGCCCTCCGAGTCTTCAACCCAATGTCCAAGGACCTTTCAGACACAGAGACTCAGCTGGTGGCCTTCATTCAGGGCCTGAAGGAGGAGGGCTACCAGCCCACAATTCTGAGGAGTAAGGATGTGTATGGGTACAGCTCGTGCACAGCAGACATACCAAGCCACACAAAAGAGAGCACTCCTCACAACTGTGCCAAGGCCAGCGACTCTGCTAAGGGTCCAGCCAGAAATGCCGCAGCTGTGGCAGAAGTGTCTGCTTCGCTGAGCAGTGTTTCAGTGAACACTTTGAAAGTCTCTGCTCAGCCCATCTCTAAAGGGAATTCCACAAACCTCCTTCTGAGCTCCTTGAAGCAGACAAGATCTGGCACGTCcaaggctgcagcagtgggCTTCCCTACAAGCATGTATCCTGATGTGTATCCAGCCATGAGACTGTCAGTGGTTCTGGAAGCTCTGGTGCCGCTGAAAACTGCCGCGTCCTGTTTGGAGTCCAAGTACACACAAGGGCATCTTGGAATCTTGCCCTCGGACCTTAAACTCCTCAAGGCTTCGGGTCCACTGAGGCGATTTTCTTCAGGCAAGACCACTAAAATAACAGAAGGTAAGGGGTACAAGCGTTTGATAAAGAAAGCACCAGATTCTTCCACCCTCGCTTTAAAGCTTCTGAAGGGGCCAAAGGGTGGAGTGCTACAGGAGAGCAATGCTTGCAAAGCCTCGGGAGTTCTCAATGGGAGGGTCACGGGCAGCTTGTCCCAGGGCTGCACCACAGCATCGCAGTCCAAGACCCTGAAAATCAGAGGTAAGGAAGCTTTGGTGGGGAAAATAGATTGGAAAGACAGCAGCACTCACCGAGAGAGTGTtgggcagaagaaaagaagagctgcagaggcaAGAGAAGCaccacagaggaagaaagcaaataccATTCCTATCCGAAATAAATCACAGCGGGCTCCAAGCACTTTAAGCCTGCTGAAATTCCGGGCCATCAAGGTGGGCAACTCTTCCTCTGATGATGAAGTGAGGAGGAGAGCACAGAAGATTCTTAGGGTCAATCTGTCCCCTGTAATCCGAATTCAGCCCTTGTCCCACTCTCATAGCATCCCCTGA
- the LOC106112776 gene encoding uncharacterized protein LOC106112776, producing MNDGAGRRRRRLVLHVDLNNTVVAADAVSGQGPRAALNSFLSTVTWGRAGAAGEWQWASDRPSLGPPCPGALSYYRCHGRDPAFTETDPGRCFSSLHARHLRLLEWPGQPHDVLSVQGEPDLRYHLILPAFFRLLDTLHREGRAFSVIFRTFGTDLPRALRAVSCALAGQHPQFPTLRDVALPVDLTPGRIRCSKREVVLTRGAERLATREDGRKLYDYFSSFQGIGGFQDHFDWWARNQFSSQGGKPLWIDPHDPSVHHIFIDDNIRLDDADTIVHPQVFSEQGSSSPRCAPTSELYNVCLVQTDLLEAIADEDYFLRCVRRCEENYERYLACAGKDTLSQQ from the exons ATGAACGACGGGGCCGGGCGGCGACGGCGGCGGCTGGTGCTGCACGTGGACCTGAACAATACGGTGGTGGCGGCAGACGCGGTGTCGGGGCAGGGCCCGCGGGCGGCGCTCAACAGCTTCCTCAGCACCGTCACCTGGGGCCGCGCCGGAGCCGCCG GCGAGTGGCAGTGGGCAAGTGACCGCCCCTCCCTGGGTCCCCCCTGCCCCGGTGCCCTCAGCTACTACCGCTGCCACGGCCGGGACCCCGCCTTCACCGAGACGGACCCGGGCCGGTGCTTCAGCAGCCTGCATGCCCGCCACCTGCGGCTGCTGGAGTGGCCGGGCCAGCCACACGATGTCCTCTCGGTGCAGGGGGAACCGGACCTGCGCTACCACCTGATCCTGCCTGCCTTCTTCCGCCTCCTGGACACCCTGCACCGGGAGGGGAGGGCGTTCTCTGTCATCTTCAGGACCTTCGGCACAGACCTGCCCCGTGCCCTCCGGGCCGTCAGCTGCGCCCTGGCTGGGCAGCACCCCCAGTTCCCCACCCTGCGGGATGTGGCG ctccctgtggACCTCACCCCTGGCCGGATTCGCTGCAGCAAGCGAGAGGTGGTGCTAACAAGGGGAGCAGAGCGGCTGGCCACCCGGGAAGATGGAAGAAAGCTTTATGATTACTTCAGCTCCTTTCAGGGAATTGGAGGCTTCCAAGACCACTTTGACTG GTGGGCCAGGAATCAGTTTTCTTCCCAGGGTGGGAAGCCCCTGTGGATTGACCCTCACGATCCCAGTGTTCACCACATATTCATCGATGACAACATCCGGCTGGACGATGCAGACACCATTGTTCATCCACAG GTGTTttcagagcagggcagcagcagccccaggtgtGCTCCCACCTCGGAGCTGTACAACGTTTGCCTGGTGCAGACTGACCTGCTGGAGGCCATTGCCGACGAGGACTATTTCCTGCGCTGCGTGAGGAGATGTGAGGAGAACTACGAACGCTACCTGGCCTGTGCAGGGAAGGATACCCTGAGCCAGCAGTAG
- the KLHDC8B gene encoding kelch domain-containing protein 8B isoform X2 — translation MAAGVGAFTWATFPAMPTRRVYCSTTHRDGQLFVLGGCGAGGRALGTAEVLDLPAQHWTTLPPLPTPRAGAAALALGKQIFVVGGVDVAQSPLASVEVYHVDEGKWEKKAALAQPSMGISAVQRDGAVYALGGMGVDTSPQALVRVYEPAKDYWQPLPSMPTPCYGASAFLQGNKIFVLGGRQGKLPVTAFEAFDLETRSWTRYPSVPSRRAFAACAMADGVVFSLGGLQQPGPHNFYSRPHFVNTVEMFDPAQGAWSKPSRAIRMREKRADFVAGCLGGRVVAVGGLGNQSCPLDSVEGFSLSQKKWEPLPPMPTGRCSCSSCPAPSLLFIVGGVAQGPSGAVEALCLREAP, via the exons ATGGCGGCAGGCGTGGGCGCCTTCACATGGGCCACCTTCCCCGCCATGCCCACACGGCGCGTGTACTGCAGCACCACGCACCGCGACGGGCAGCTCTTTGTGCTgggcggctgcggggctggTGGGCGAGCCCTGGGCACCGCTGAGGTGCTCgacctcccagcccagcactggaccaCGCTCCCACCGCTGCCCACGCCACGGGCCGGTGCCGCTGCCCTCGCCCTGGGAAAGCAGATCTTTGTGGTGGGTGGCGTGGACGTGGCACAGAGCCCCCTTGCCTCCGTTGAGGTCTACCACGTGGATGAGGGCAAGTGGGAGAAGAAGGCAGCGTTGGCTCAGCCCTCCATGGGCATCTCGGCCGTGCAGAGAg ACGGGGCTGTCTATGCGCTGGGGGGAATGGGTGTGGACACCTCTCCCCAGGCACTGGTCCGTGTCTACGAGCCAGCAAAGGACTactggcagcccctgccctccaTGCCCACCCCCTGCTATGGGgcctctgccttcctgcaggGCAACAAGATCTTCGTCCTGG GGGGCCGGCAGGGCAAGCTGCCTGTCACCGCCTTCGAGGCCTTTGACCTGGAGACGAGGAGCTGGACACGCTACCCCAGCGTGCCCAGCCGCCGCGCCTTCGCTGCCTGCGCCATGGCCGACGGCGTCGTTTTCAGCcttggggggctgcagcagccagggcctCACAACTTCTATTCCCGTCCCCACTTCGTCAACACCGTGGAGATGTTTGATCCTGCACAGG GTGCATGGAGCAAGCCAAGCCGCGCCATCCGCATGAGGGAGAAGAGAGCCGACTTCGTGGCTGGCTGCTTGGGAGGAAGAGTGGTGGCTGTGGGTGGCCTTG GGAACCAGTCCTGCCCACTGGACTCGGTGGAAGGGTTCAGCCTCTCACAGAAGAAGTGGGAGCCACTGCCCCCCATGCCCACCGGccgctgctcctgctccagctgcccgGCACCCAGCCTGCTCTTCATTGTTGGTGGGGTGGCCCAGGGTCCCAGCGGTGCTGTTGAGGCACTGTGCCTGCGCGAGGCACCCTGA
- the KLHDC8B gene encoding kelch domain-containing protein 8B isoform X1, with protein sequence MAAGVGAFTWATFPAMPTRRVYCSTTHRDGQLFVLGGCGAGGRALGTAEVLDLPAQHWTTLPPLPTPRAGAAALALGKQIFVVGGVDVAQSPLASVEVYHVDEGKWEKKAALAQPSMGISAVQRDGAVYALGGMGVDTSPQALVRVYEPAKDYWQPLPSMPTPCYGASAFLQGNKIFVLGGRQGKLPVTAFEAFDLETRSWTRYPSVPSRRAFAACAMADGVVFSLGGLQQPGPHNFYSRPHFVNTVEMFDPAQGAWSKPSRAIRMREKRADFVAGCLGGRVVAVGGLGNARGNQSCPLDSVEGFSLSQKKWEPLPPMPTGRCSCSSCPAPSLLFIVGGVAQGPSGAVEALCLREAP encoded by the exons ATGGCGGCAGGCGTGGGCGCCTTCACATGGGCCACCTTCCCCGCCATGCCCACACGGCGCGTGTACTGCAGCACCACGCACCGCGACGGGCAGCTCTTTGTGCTgggcggctgcggggctggTGGGCGAGCCCTGGGCACCGCTGAGGTGCTCgacctcccagcccagcactggaccaCGCTCCCACCGCTGCCCACGCCACGGGCCGGTGCCGCTGCCCTCGCCCTGGGAAAGCAGATCTTTGTGGTGGGTGGCGTGGACGTGGCACAGAGCCCCCTTGCCTCCGTTGAGGTCTACCACGTGGATGAGGGCAAGTGGGAGAAGAAGGCAGCGTTGGCTCAGCCCTCCATGGGCATCTCGGCCGTGCAGAGAg ACGGGGCTGTCTATGCGCTGGGGGGAATGGGTGTGGACACCTCTCCCCAGGCACTGGTCCGTGTCTACGAGCCAGCAAAGGACTactggcagcccctgccctccaTGCCCACCCCCTGCTATGGGgcctctgccttcctgcaggGCAACAAGATCTTCGTCCTGG GGGGCCGGCAGGGCAAGCTGCCTGTCACCGCCTTCGAGGCCTTTGACCTGGAGACGAGGAGCTGGACACGCTACCCCAGCGTGCCCAGCCGCCGCGCCTTCGCTGCCTGCGCCATGGCCGACGGCGTCGTTTTCAGCcttggggggctgcagcagccagggcctCACAACTTCTATTCCCGTCCCCACTTCGTCAACACCGTGGAGATGTTTGATCCTGCACAGG GTGCATGGAGCAAGCCAAGCCGCGCCATCCGCATGAGGGAGAAGAGAGCCGACTTCGTGGCTGGCTGCTTGGGAGGAAGAGTGGTGGCTGTGGGTGGCCTTGGTAATGCCAGGG GGAACCAGTCCTGCCCACTGGACTCGGTGGAAGGGTTCAGCCTCTCACAGAAGAAGTGGGAGCCACTGCCCCCCATGCCCACCGGccgctgctcctgctccagctgcccgGCACCCAGCCTGCTCTTCATTGTTGGTGGGGTGGCCCAGGGTCCCAGCGGTGCTGTTGAGGCACTGTGCCTGCGCGAGGCACCCTGA